A genomic window from Candidatus Obscuribacterales bacterium includes:
- a CDS encoding S-layer homology domain-containing protein encodes MKKELATLASVAIALSASAFITTSPVNAQGATNISELTDVVGNEWAYNALKELVNNECHILVGYPDRTFRGQKSATRFELAAALYKYEQCIAERLAKKADKADLERLAALLEELRGELNALKARVDDLERRMKLVEDKNWEQDMRLAYAERAKGFWWERVFKGTVVDVRDIGVGVGRAARGVYSYLF; translated from the coding sequence ATGAAAAAGGAGTTGGCAACTCTCGCAAGCGTAGCAATTGCTTTGTCTGCAAGTGCCTTCATTACTACAAGTCCAGTTAACGCTCAAGGCGCGACCAACATCAGCGAATTAACCGATGTTGTTGGCAACGAATGGGCTTATAACGCTTTGAAAGAACTGGTTAACAACGAATGCCATATCTTGGTAGGTTATCCAGATCGCACGTTCCGTGGACAAAAGTCCGCGACACGTTTTGAATTAGCAGCAGCGCTCTACAAGTACGAGCAGTGCATTGCTGAGAGATTGGCTAAGAAAGCTGACAAAGCTGACTTAGAAAGACTAGCTGCGTTGTTGGAAGAACTTCGCGGTGAGTTGAATGCTCTCAAGGCCCGTGTTGATGATCTCGAGCGTCGCATGAAGCTCGTAGAAGACAAAAACTGGGAGCAAGATATGCGCCTGGCTTATGCTGAAAGAGCTAAGGGTTTCTGGTGGGAACGAGTATTCAAAGGTACCGTTGTCGATGTTCGTGACATCGGTGTCGGTGTTGGACGCGCTGCACGCGGCGTCTACAGCTACTTGTTCTAG
- a CDS encoding glycosyltransferase family 2 protein encodes MQPKKVSVLMPVFNEVKTLTQVLESVSSANYCGLDKEIVLVDDGSTDGTRELLASLDTGKYSARVFFHEKNQGKGAALRTAQGHAEGDIILIQDADLEYSPKEYPNLLQPILEGHADVVYGSRLSGGSVTRAFNFTHYLGNKFLTLLTNILYNCTITDMETCYKVFKAPVFKKVIIRSNRFDFEPEITAKILKQGVRIYELPISYYGRDYSEGKKITWVDGFGAIWALIKFRFVD; translated from the coding sequence ATGCAACCAAAAAAAGTTTCTGTTTTGATGCCGGTTTTCAATGAAGTAAAAACCCTTACGCAAGTTCTGGAGTCGGTATCGTCCGCCAACTATTGCGGGCTCGATAAGGAAATAGTGCTTGTCGATGACGGCTCGACAGACGGCACGCGCGAACTTCTTGCAAGCCTGGATACCGGTAAATATTCAGCACGTGTATTTTTCCACGAGAAGAATCAGGGCAAAGGCGCCGCACTTCGCACAGCTCAAGGACATGCCGAAGGCGACATCATACTTATTCAAGATGCGGATTTGGAATACAGCCCTAAAGAATACCCCAATCTTTTACAGCCAATTCTTGAAGGTCACGCCGATGTTGTTTACGGCTCACGCTTGTCGGGAGGCTCGGTCACAAGAGCTTTCAACTTCACTCATTATTTGGGCAACAAATTCCTGACGCTGCTCACCAACATACTCTACAACTGCACAATTACTGATATGGAGACCTGCTACAAGGTATTCAAAGCTCCTGTATTCAAAAAGGTAATCATCAGATCAAACCGATTTGATTTCGAACCTGAGATAACAGCCAAGATACTGAAGCAAGGTGTAAGGATCTATGAACTGCCGATTTCTTACTACGGTAGAGACTACAGTGAAGGCAAAAAAATCACTTGGGTAGATGGATTTGGAGCAATTTGGGCTCTTATCAAATTCCGTTTCGTAGATTAA
- a CDS encoding saccharopine dehydrogenase NADP-binding domain-containing protein, whose translation MKIVVLGGAGAMGQVIIRDLLEFGHEKEVTIADFNIKKAEAMVEALGKKGLALTAVGGASKDGAHKLIAAFADITDKSQLVSILQGSDIVINSGPYIFNIAVMEAALEAGCHYIDLGGLFHTTRKQLELHERFLQKGLLAILGMGAAPGMTNIMAAAGADQLDSVESIDIAVGCIDFVKTAHPLLPPYALDTLLDEYTLEPMVFQDGKFEARKPMSGEIELDLPAPVGKCSAILTLHSEVATLPLSYKTKGVRNVTFRLGLPEELHKALKFLVDLGFGTTEALPAELGSANPRKVLGHLINRIETPDTDPNDSEVVRVDIVGKKSGHKKLVRMETTVLAHKEWKVSCGALDTGVPPSIVANMVARGLIKERGVLAPEQCVPIQPFFDELSKRDIFMRQITEEFLSN comes from the coding sequence ATGAAGATTGTCGTGCTCGGCGGCGCTGGCGCTATGGGACAAGTAATTATCCGTGACCTATTGGAATTTGGTCACGAGAAAGAAGTGACGATTGCCGATTTCAATATCAAAAAAGCTGAAGCAATGGTTGAAGCGCTCGGCAAAAAAGGACTTGCTCTAACAGCAGTCGGCGGAGCAAGCAAGGATGGCGCACACAAGTTAATAGCAGCCTTTGCCGACATCACCGATAAGTCTCAACTTGTAAGCATCTTACAAGGATCAGACATCGTCATCAATTCCGGTCCGTATATTTTCAACATTGCCGTCATGGAAGCAGCATTAGAAGCCGGCTGCCACTATATAGATCTCGGCGGCTTGTTTCATACGACTCGCAAACAATTAGAACTGCACGAGCGCTTTCTGCAAAAAGGACTTTTGGCAATTCTTGGAATGGGTGCCGCACCAGGCATGACCAATATCATGGCTGCCGCCGGCGCTGATCAATTAGACAGTGTTGAGTCCATTGATATTGCCGTAGGCTGCATAGACTTCGTCAAAACTGCTCATCCGCTTCTGCCGCCCTACGCTTTAGATACATTGTTGGATGAATACACATTGGAACCGATGGTATTCCAAGACGGAAAGTTCGAAGCGCGCAAACCGATGTCGGGCGAAATCGAACTTGATTTGCCCGCACCAGTTGGAAAATGCTCAGCTATTTTGACTCTGCATTCAGAAGTTGCAACATTACCTCTCAGCTACAAAACCAAGGGCGTGAGAAATGTCACCTTCCGCTTGGGACTTCCGGAAGAATTGCACAAAGCATTGAAATTCCTAGTTGACTTAGGATTCGGCACAACAGAAGCGCTGCCGGCTGAACTGGGCAGCGCCAACCCACGCAAAGTCTTAGGTCATCTAATCAATAGAATTGAAACACCGGACACAGATCCAAACGACAGCGAAGTAGTACGCGTCGATATTGTCGGCAAGAAATCAGGTCACAAGAAACTCGTCCGTATGGAAACGACAGTATTGGCTCACAAAGAGTGGAAAGTTTCTTGCGGCGCTCTCGATACTGGCGTGCCACCATCCATCGTCGCCAACATGGTTGCTCGCGGTCTTATCAAAGAGCGCGGCGTCCTGGCACCGGAACAATGCGTACCAATTCAACCGTTCTTTGACGAATTATCTAAGCGAGACATATTCATGCGCCAAATAACCGAAGAGTTTCTGAGTAACTAA